The following are encoded together in the Aciduricibacillus chroicocephali genome:
- a CDS encoding YrhC family protein — translation MKETGEQLMAKLRDYNRFAGTLIVMGVYFYIGTLIQIYIRHAAGGTKYALLSIGFAVSAMVFLLKAYKIRRKIQEEDAC, via the coding sequence ATGAAAGAAACTGGTGAACAGCTCATGGCAAAGTTGAGAGACTATAACCGCTTCGCAGGAACTTTGATTGTAATGGGCGTCTACTTTTATATCGGTACGCTCATTCAAATTTATATAAGACATGCTGCAGGGGGAACGAAGTACGCCCTGCTTTCAATTGGATTTGCAGTTTCAGCAATGGTATTTCTGCTGAAGGCTTATAAAATCAGAAGAAAAATACAAGAGGAAGACGCCTGCTGA
- the mtnN gene encoding 5'-methylthioadenosine/S-adenosylhomocysteine nucleosidase produces MIGIIGAMEEEVELLKGRMTDKKEQDVANCQFISGKLEGADVVLLKSGIGKVNAAMATAILAERFAPDFVINTGSAGGFSSKLEVGDLVISENVVHHDVDVTAFDYKYGQVPGMPEVFAADTKLIEMTEEAVKSIDLGYEVGLIATADTFMADPARVAFAREKFPNMIAAEMEAAAIAQVCWQYNIPFVIIRALSDIAGKESAVTFDEFIIKAGRNAAELIIRVVSMAAKEAKSSQR; encoded by the coding sequence ATGATTGGTATTATTGGGGCAATGGAAGAAGAAGTGGAACTGCTGAAAGGACGTATGACAGACAAAAAGGAGCAGGATGTCGCCAATTGCCAGTTTATTAGCGGTAAACTTGAAGGTGCGGATGTTGTTCTTTTGAAGTCGGGAATCGGGAAAGTGAATGCTGCTATGGCAACAGCTATTCTCGCAGAACGCTTTGCACCGGACTTTGTCATCAATACAGGATCTGCGGGGGGCTTTAGCAGTAAGCTTGAGGTTGGTGACCTCGTTATTTCCGAAAATGTAGTACATCATGACGTCGATGTGACTGCGTTTGACTATAAATATGGACAAGTACCAGGCATGCCTGAAGTCTTCGCTGCTGATACGAAATTGATTGAAATGACTGAGGAAGCAGTGAAATCAATAGATCTTGGCTATGAAGTCGGACTTATTGCTACTGCCGATACATTCATGGCAGACCCGGCACGCGTTGCGTTTGCTCGTGAAAAATTCCCTAATATGATTGCAGCAGAGATGGAAGCAGCGGCAATTGCACAAGTATGCTGGCAGTACAATATTCCATTTGTCATCATTCGGGCACTATCTGATATTGCGGGCAAAGAATCTGCCGTTACTTTTGACGAATTTATTATCAAAGCAGGCAGAAATGCTGCAGAACTTATTATTCGTGTAGTCAGTATGGCAGCGAAGGAAGCCAAAAGTTCCCAAAGATAA
- a CDS encoding YrrS family protein codes for MDQNRGSRLNKFEQKRKLTRLISVLVIVASVLLVFLIGIFVFSDSEASKQREQAATETANQKTENTQAKANKDQAEKQANKEQQTAAKETQNEKMTLEEKDKEKSDKEKEDKEKDKKKDDKKKDKKKDKLKKEKAEPSDGNVKKAYTANWKPIGTDQSGSHTTNYNDGSQDRLEMEKAIKEATGLSSMTTWWIGRHGEQQVQATVSSKSNENKTYRVNLEWVDGKGWKPVKVEELKKNDQQYRYR; via the coding sequence ATGGACCAAAATCGTGGCTCCAGGCTCAATAAATTTGAACAGAAAAGGAAACTTACAAGACTGATATCCGTACTCGTCATCGTTGCCAGTGTACTTCTCGTATTTCTAATTGGTATTTTTGTATTCAGTGACAGCGAAGCATCTAAGCAGCGCGAACAGGCTGCGACAGAGACTGCCAATCAGAAGACAGAGAACACCCAAGCAAAGGCAAACAAGGACCAGGCGGAAAAACAAGCTAATAAAGAGCAACAGACTGCGGCTAAGGAAACGCAGAATGAGAAGATGACTTTGGAAGAAAAAGATAAAGAGAAATCTGATAAAGAAAAAGAAGATAAAGAAAAAGATAAGAAAAAAGATGACAAGAAAAAAGATAAGAAGAAAGATAAATTGAAGAAGGAAAAAGCCGAGCCTTCAGACGGTAATGTCAAAAAGGCATATACAGCTAATTGGAAGCCAATTGGCACAGATCAAAGTGGAAGTCATACGACGAACTACAACGATGGTTCACAAGACCGTCTTGAAATGGAAAAAGCGATTAAAGAAGCGACAGGTCTTTCCAGCATGACAACTTGGTGGATCGGCCGTCATGGCGAGCAGCAAGTTCAAGCGACTGTTTCAAGCAAATCAAATGAAAATAAAACATATCGTGTCAATTTGGAATGGGTTGACGGCAAAGGCTGGAAACCAGTCAAAGTAGAAGAGCTTAAAAAGAACGATCAGCAATATCGTTACAGATAA
- the greA gene encoding transcription elongation factor GreA, translated as MAVEKSYYMTEEGKKKLEDELEFLKTDRRQEVVERIKIARDFGDLSENSEYDAAKDEQAFVESRIAQVESMIRNAVIIEDDNSNPDIVSLGKSVTFIEMPDGDEETYRIVGSAEADPFEGKISNDSPMAQAIIGKGAGDVVNVPTPGGDIEVKIIKVQ; from the coding sequence ATGGCTGTTGAAAAAAGCTATTACATGACTGAAGAAGGTAAAAAGAAACTGGAAGATGAACTCGAATTCTTAAAAACGGACCGTCGCCAGGAAGTTGTTGAGCGTATTAAGATTGCTCGTGATTTCGGTGACCTTTCCGAGAACTCAGAATACGATGCGGCTAAAGATGAGCAGGCATTCGTTGAATCACGTATTGCCCAGGTTGAATCAATGATCCGCAATGCTGTCATCATTGAAGATGATAACAGCAATCCGGACATTGTTAGTCTTGGTAAGTCTGTTACATTCATTGAGATGCCAGATGGCGATGAAGAGACTTATCGAATTGTCGGTTCTGCAGAAGCAGATCCATTTGAAGGGAAAATCTCCAACGACTCACCAATGGCACAGGCAATCATTGGAAAGGGAGCAGGAGATGTCGTGAATGTACCGACTCCTGGTGGGGATATTGAAGTAAAAATTATTAAAGTACAGTAA
- a CDS encoding O-methyltransferase: protein MIEMTNEYLESLLETSSEWEAELEAYALEHHVPIMEPLGIEYLQQLLRLHQPKRILEVGTAIGYSALKMNKVCPDAQIVTMERDEVRYDEAVRNIKRLDKEKEIHLIFGDALEQMEKFVQDGERFDFVFIDAAKGQYGKFFELAHALVPKGGLIVTDNVLFRGYVADDSEVPKKFKNMVKKLKLYNEMLMHHSSYSTVIMPIGDGVASSIKLF, encoded by the coding sequence ATGATAGAAATGACAAATGAATACTTGGAATCTTTGCTGGAGACAAGCAGTGAGTGGGAAGCAGAGCTTGAAGCATATGCACTCGAGCATCATGTCCCGATTATGGAGCCGCTCGGAATCGAGTATCTTCAGCAGCTGCTCCGTCTTCATCAGCCAAAAAGGATTCTTGAAGTCGGTACAGCAATCGGCTATTCTGCACTTAAGATGAATAAAGTCTGCCCTGATGCACAGATTGTGACGATGGAGAGAGACGAAGTGCGGTATGATGAGGCTGTCAGGAATATTAAAAGGCTAGACAAGGAAAAGGAAATTCATCTTATCTTCGGAGATGCACTTGAACAGATGGAAAAATTCGTTCAAGACGGGGAACGGTTTGATTTCGTTTTTATTGATGCGGCAAAAGGTCAATACGGAAAGTTTTTTGAACTGGCTCATGCCCTTGTACCAAAAGGCGGTCTAATCGTCACGGACAATGTGCTTTTCAGAGGATATGTAGCGGATGACAGTGAGGTGCCAAAGAAGTTTAAAAATATGGTGAAGAAGCTGAAACTCTACAATGAAATGCTTATGCACCATTCATCCTACAGTACTGTCATTATGCCGATTGGTGACGGGGTAGCATCAAGCATCAAACTTTTCTGA
- the mltG gene encoding endolytic transglycosylase MltG — protein sequence MSDREGGFGSHDGRKTKKIVLIMVLAIAVIVLIGSISGYLYIKSALQPVQPGSNKRVTVEIPRGSSAASIGSILEGKGVIKDARVFRFYTKAKKETGFKAGEYVFTPAMTLNEITTSLKRGYSVAGPAYRVTVPEGMTVDEIADIFAKRMQFTKEDFLTKANDPEFIATLMDKYPNLLKKDILNKKLRTPLEGYLFAATYDFNRVSTTPEMVIERLVKTSDKEFGPYQDEIKKSGMSLHQIATMASVVEKETGTSGERKEIAGVFYNRIKEGMPLQTDPTVLYALGKHKEKVYFKDLEVKSPYNTYKVKGLPVGPISNFGKSALEAAIEPAKTDYLYFLHDEEGKVHFAKDFDEHLKLKQQYIK from the coding sequence ATGTCGGATCGAGAAGGCGGCTTCGGGTCGCATGACGGCAGGAAAACGAAAAAAATAGTTTTAATTATGGTGCTAGCCATTGCAGTAATAGTTCTTATTGGCAGCATTTCAGGATATCTATACATAAAATCGGCGCTTCAGCCAGTACAGCCGGGGAGTAACAAAAGAGTTACAGTTGAGATTCCGAGAGGCTCAAGTGCTGCTTCTATTGGCAGCATTCTGGAAGGAAAAGGCGTTATCAAAGATGCGCGTGTATTCAGATTTTATACGAAAGCTAAAAAAGAAACAGGTTTTAAGGCAGGTGAATATGTATTCACTCCTGCAATGACACTGAATGAGATCACGACTTCCTTGAAACGGGGATACTCGGTCGCAGGGCCTGCTTATAGAGTTACGGTACCAGAGGGAATGACAGTTGATGAGATTGCGGATATTTTCGCGAAGAGGATGCAATTCACAAAAGAAGATTTTCTCACAAAAGCGAATGATCCTGAATTCATAGCTACCCTGATGGATAAATACCCGAACCTGTTGAAGAAGGATATTCTGAACAAAAAACTTCGCACACCACTGGAAGGTTATCTCTTTGCAGCGACTTATGATTTCAATCGTGTCAGCACTACGCCAGAAATGGTAATTGAGCGTCTTGTTAAAACATCTGATAAAGAGTTTGGGCCTTATCAGGATGAGATTAAGAAGAGTGGCATGAGCTTGCATCAGATTGCTACGATGGCTTCAGTTGTCGAGAAGGAAACTGGTACGAGCGGAGAACGTAAAGAAATAGCGGGCGTTTTCTACAATCGTATTAAAGAAGGCATGCCGTTACAGACGGACCCGACAGTACTTTATGCGCTTGGTAAGCATAAGGAGAAAGTCTATTTCAAAGATTTGGAAGTGAAATCACCTTATAATACATATAAAGTGAAAGGTCTTCCGGTCGGACCGATATCCAATTTCGGCAAGAGTGCCCTTGAAGCAGCGATTGAGCCGGCAAAAACCGATTATCTATATTTTCTTCATGATGAAGAAGGAAAAGTTCATTTCGCTAAAGACTTTGATGAACATCTTAAGCTGAAACAGCAGTATATTAAATGA
- a CDS encoding DUF1292 domain-containing protein, giving the protein MALEENERIIIPDENGEEHLFEVLYTFDVEENNQTYIALVPAEAEDDEEVEVYAFRYEEAESEEDDLALFPIESDEEWEMVEEVLNTLIEEDELS; this is encoded by the coding sequence ATGGCACTAGAAGAAAACGAACGTATTATCATCCCTGATGAAAATGGTGAAGAGCATCTATTTGAAGTTCTCTATACTTTTGATGTAGAAGAGAACAACCAGACTTATATCGCACTTGTCCCTGCAGAGGCAGAGGATGATGAAGAAGTGGAAGTATATGCTTTCCGTTATGAAGAAGCGGAATCTGAAGAAGATGACCTAGCTCTATTCCCGATTGAATCGGATGAAGAGTGGGAAATGGTCGAAGAAGTTCTTAATACATTAATTGAAGAAGACGAACTGTCCTAA
- the ruvX gene encoding Holliday junction resolvase RuvX: MKIMGLDVGSKTIGVSLSDELGWTAQGLTTIHWNESDMSTADEELEEIINTHGVELAVVGLPKNMNGTIGPRGEASRIFANRLERKYGIKAILWDERLTTMAAERVLLEADLSRKKRKKVIDKMAANMILQGYLDSRK; this comes from the coding sequence ATGAAAATCATGGGACTGGATGTAGGCTCCAAAACAATTGGCGTCTCGCTGAGCGATGAGCTCGGCTGGACGGCCCAGGGGCTTACGACTATACATTGGAATGAATCAGATATGTCCACGGCTGATGAGGAGTTGGAGGAAATCATCAACACACATGGAGTTGAGCTTGCTGTTGTCGGTCTGCCAAAGAATATGAATGGCACGATTGGACCGCGTGGCGAGGCCTCCCGCATCTTTGCAAACCGTTTGGAAAGAAAATATGGCATCAAAGCGATCCTCTGGGATGAGCGTCTCACAACGATGGCTGCCGAGCGAGTCCTGCTTGAAGCAGATCTTAGCAGGAAGAAGCGCAAAAAAGTAATAGATAAAATGGCTGCAAACATGATTTTGCAAGGCTATCTTGATTCGAGAAAATAG
- a CDS encoding IreB family regulatory phosphoprotein, which translates to MSFIDKTMKFNFSEEPFEQDIEKILFSVHESLSEKGYNPINQIVGYLLSGDPAYIPRHKDARNLIRKVERDEVIEELVKFYLDSKKRENQ; encoded by the coding sequence ATGAGCTTTATTGATAAAACAATGAAGTTTAACTTCTCAGAAGAGCCATTCGAACAGGATATAGAGAAGATTCTCTTTTCAGTGCATGAATCGTTGAGTGAGAAAGGCTACAACCCGATCAACCAGATTGTCGGTTATCTGCTTTCAGGCGATCCTGCTTATATACCGAGGCATAAGGATGCCCGCAATCTGATACGAAAAGTTGAGAGAGATGAAGTTATTGAGGAGCTTGTTAAATTTTATCTCGATTCAAAGAAACGGGAGAATCAATGA
- the alaS gene encoding alanine--tRNA ligase, with protein MKKMTSAEVRKLFLQFFEEKGHHIEPSASLVPKDDPTLLWINSGVATLKKYFDGTIVPENPRLCNVQKSIRTNDIENVGFTARHHTFFEMMGNFSIGDYFKKEAIEFAWEFLTGDKWIGFDPEKLSVTVHPEDDEAYDIWLNDIKIPEERIIRIEENFWDIGEGPSGPNTEIFYDRGESLGNDPDDPELYPGGENERYLEIWNLVFSQFNHNPDDTYTPLPQKNIDTGMGLERIVSVIQEVPTNFDTDLFMPIIEKTQELANVNYGKSEVHDRAYRVIADHIRTVSFAIADHALPSNEGRGYVLRRLLRRAVRFAKEIGIDKPFMYKLVDTVGNIMKDFYPNVIDQKDYIEKIIKTEEERFHETLHDGLEMLTSIMKKEREKGNSIFPGEEAFRLYDTYGFPKELTEEYVAEEGFTVDEAGFEAEMEKQRERARSARQQSESMGVQDEVLMKIDAQSEFVGYENKDIETKVSVIVRDGEVADHAGAGDEVLLFLEKTPFYAESGGQISDNGYLYADGFKAYVKDVQKAPKGQNMHTVVIEEGKVSAGDTVRALVDKRFRTNIVKNHTATHLLHQALKDVLGAHVNQAGSLVTPDRLRFDFSHFNAITEEELAQIEQIVNEKIWEGISLQIDLKPIDEAKQMGAMALFGEKYGDIVRVVQIGDYSLELCGGCHVYNTSEIGIFKIVSESGIGAGTRRIEAVTGQFAYEWTTGKLNVLAKSAAALKTTDEKVPERIAAQFDEIRSLGKTNESLAAKLANLEASGIVDKAVSFGDVKLLAEQVDAKDMNQLRNMVDDLKAKLEPAIVLLAAANDGKVQFAAGISKELTGQGFHAGNLIKQAASICGGGGGGRPDMAQAGAKDASKIGEALESAKQYVSDIING; from the coding sequence ATGAAAAAAATGACATCAGCAGAAGTTAGAAAGCTATTTTTGCAATTTTTTGAGGAAAAAGGGCATCATATTGAACCGAGCGCTTCACTCGTCCCGAAAGATGATCCGACTTTGCTCTGGATCAACAGTGGTGTTGCAACACTTAAGAAATATTTCGATGGTACGATTGTCCCTGAGAATCCGCGTCTTTGCAATGTACAGAAATCAATCCGCACGAATGACATTGAGAATGTAGGCTTCACAGCGCGCCATCATACATTCTTTGAGATGATGGGGAATTTCTCAATTGGAGACTACTTTAAAAAAGAAGCAATTGAATTTGCTTGGGAATTCCTTACAGGCGACAAATGGATTGGCTTTGATCCTGAGAAGCTATCTGTAACGGTTCACCCGGAGGACGACGAAGCATATGATATCTGGCTCAATGATATTAAGATTCCTGAAGAGCGGATCATCCGCATTGAAGAGAACTTCTGGGACATCGGTGAAGGCCCTAGTGGTCCGAATACGGAAATCTTCTATGATCGCGGTGAGAGCCTTGGTAATGACCCGGACGATCCTGAATTGTACCCAGGTGGAGAGAACGAACGCTATCTAGAGATCTGGAATCTTGTGTTCTCACAGTTCAACCATAACCCGGATGACACGTATACTCCGCTTCCGCAGAAGAACATTGATACAGGGATGGGTCTGGAACGAATTGTATCCGTCATTCAAGAAGTGCCGACGAACTTTGATACAGATCTGTTCATGCCTATTATTGAAAAGACACAGGAACTTGCAAATGTGAATTATGGTAAATCAGAAGTTCACGATCGCGCCTATCGTGTAATTGCTGATCATATTCGTACTGTTTCTTTTGCAATTGCTGACCATGCTCTTCCTTCTAATGAAGGTCGCGGTTACGTTCTAAGAAGATTGTTGCGCCGTGCCGTTCGTTTCGCGAAGGAAATTGGCATTGATAAGCCGTTCATGTACAAGCTTGTCGATACTGTCGGCAACATCATGAAGGACTTCTATCCAAATGTTATTGACCAGAAAGACTACATTGAGAAGATTATCAAGACAGAAGAAGAACGTTTCCATGAAACATTGCATGACGGATTGGAAATGCTTACGTCCATCATGAAAAAAGAACGCGAAAAAGGCAACAGCATCTTCCCTGGAGAAGAAGCGTTCCGTCTTTACGACACATATGGGTTCCCGAAAGAGCTGACTGAAGAATACGTTGCTGAAGAAGGCTTCACAGTCGATGAGGCAGGTTTCGAAGCTGAAATGGAGAAACAGCGTGAGCGTGCCCGCAGTGCCCGCCAGCAGTCTGAGTCAATGGGTGTCCAGGATGAAGTATTGATGAAAATTGATGCTCAGAGCGAGTTTGTAGGTTATGAAAACAAGGATATCGAAACAAAAGTGTCTGTAATCGTCCGTGATGGTGAAGTCGCTGATCATGCTGGGGCAGGTGATGAAGTTCTCTTATTCCTTGAAAAGACACCTTTCTATGCTGAGAGTGGTGGACAGATCTCTGATAACGGCTATTTGTACGCTGATGGATTCAAAGCATATGTTAAAGATGTTCAGAAGGCGCCAAAAGGCCAAAACATGCACACAGTCGTCATTGAAGAAGGAAAAGTATCTGCTGGTGATACAGTACGTGCGCTTGTAGATAAGCGTTTCCGTACGAACATCGTAAAAAACCATACAGCAACGCACTTGCTTCATCAGGCATTGAAGGACGTACTCGGTGCGCATGTTAACCAGGCAGGATCCCTTGTAACACCAGATCGCCTGCGTTTTGACTTCAGCCACTTCAATGCGATTACGGAAGAAGAACTTGCGCAGATTGAACAGATCGTTAACGAAAAGATTTGGGAAGGAATCTCTTTACAAATCGATTTAAAACCAATTGATGAAGCGAAGCAGATGGGTGCCATGGCATTGTTCGGCGAAAAATATGGTGATATCGTACGTGTAGTACAGATTGGCGATTACAGCCTTGAGCTTTGCGGCGGTTGCCATGTTTACAACACTTCTGAAATCGGCATATTCAAAATTGTTTCCGAATCAGGAATTGGTGCAGGTACCCGAAGAATTGAAGCAGTCACTGGACAATTCGCTTATGAATGGACAACTGGTAAATTGAATGTGCTTGCTAAATCAGCAGCTGCTCTCAAGACAACTGATGAAAAAGTACCTGAACGCATTGCAGCCCAGTTTGATGAAATTCGTTCACTTGGCAAAACAAATGAATCACTTGCTGCAAAACTGGCAAACCTTGAAGCATCAGGTATTGTTGATAAAGCGGTAAGCTTCGGAGATGTGAAGCTGCTTGCAGAACAAGTTGATGCGAAAGATATGAACCAATTGCGTAATATGGTTGATGATTTGAAAGCTAAGCTAGAACCAGCAATCGTCTTGCTCGCTGCAGCGAATGACGGAAAAGTCCAATTCGCAGCTGGTATTTCCAAAGAGTTGACTGGACAGGGGTTCCATGCGGGCAATCTGATCAAACAGGCTGCATCAATATGTGGCGGCGGCGGCGGTGGACGTCCGGACATGGCTCAAGCTGGTGCCAAGGATGCTTCTAAAATCGGTGAAGCGCTTGAAAGTGCGAAACAGTATGTCTCAGACATAATCAATGGATGA
- a CDS encoding AI-2E family transporter, which translates to MMPGRERTNQLLRLALLTILGLVIIYLLFLLYPLYETVLAFIWRILAPFFVAALIAYLLEPIIGALYKWKIPKGLAILIVYLVFFASIGTLCYQLYPAVIRQLAELRDQLPELSNMYRDLTARLYASTSFLPDAVHGQLDELFLKAESAMEQMLGKWAGGFTKIFDLIIFLTVIPVLVFYFLKDYDLIRGFFKKLLPDRYHGQAGIIVRATDDSLGNYLRGQALVCLFVGIATYIVFSFLHLDYALLLAIIMSFTNLIPYFGPIIGAAPAILIALSMSPKLIVYVLISVFGIQLIESNLLSPFIMGRSVRIHPVAILFALLLGGEIGGIIGMVIAVPLLTIIHTSFMQLKTYGKIDK; encoded by the coding sequence ATGATGCCGGGCAGAGAACGGACCAACCAGCTGTTGCGCCTTGCATTGCTTACAATACTTGGCCTTGTCATCATTTACCTTCTATTTCTGTTATATCCTCTATATGAGACTGTCCTGGCATTTATATGGCGGATTCTGGCTCCTTTCTTTGTAGCAGCCCTCATCGCATATTTGCTTGAACCGATCATTGGGGCGCTATATAAGTGGAAAATCCCAAAGGGGCTTGCAATTCTAATCGTTTATCTCGTGTTCTTTGCAAGTATCGGAACACTTTGCTATCAGTTATACCCGGCAGTAATCAGGCAATTGGCGGAACTTCGGGATCAGCTGCCCGAATTATCCAATATGTATCGTGATTTGACTGCAAGGCTTTATGCATCAACATCATTTTTGCCGGATGCTGTACACGGACAGCTTGATGAACTGTTCCTGAAAGCTGAGTCAGCAATGGAGCAAATGCTCGGAAAATGGGCTGGCGGTTTTACGAAAATATTCGATCTGATCATTTTCCTAACTGTCATTCCTGTACTCGTTTTTTACTTTTTGAAAGACTATGATTTGATTCGTGGATTTTTCAAGAAACTACTGCCGGATCGATATCATGGACAGGCAGGAATTATTGTACGCGCTACAGATGACAGTCTCGGTAATTATTTGCGCGGACAAGCGCTCGTTTGCTTGTTTGTCGGGATTGCCACCTATATCGTGTTTTCCTTCCTGCACTTAGACTATGCACTTTTGCTTGCAATCATCATGAGCTTTACGAACTTGATTCCGTATTTCGGTCCAATTATTGGAGCAGCTCCAGCAATACTAATTGCGCTCAGCATGTCACCGAAGCTTATCGTCTATGTACTTATATCGGTCTTTGGGATTCAGCTAATAGAGAGCAATCTCCTGTCGCCTTTCATTATGGGAAGGTCCGTTCGGATTCATCCGGTAGCAATCCTGTTTGCATTGCTACTCGGGGGAGAAATAGGCGGGATCATCGGGATGGTCATTGCAGTACCACTGCTTACGATTATTCATACATCGTTTATGCAGCTTAAGACATACGGAAAGATTGACAAATGA